One window of the Lycorma delicatula isolate Av1 chromosome 3, ASM4794821v1, whole genome shotgun sequence genome contains the following:
- the LOC142321192 gene encoding uncharacterized protein LOC142321192, which yields MSLNDDIPPRINLKINDVHTIKAEEEKEFYPCHQVDLLQMKEELLYIEKDHLAIEDTNLNKTENLEVKNEVFVQAVKHMYMIETPLTKACTEWFLWDPHIDGLQSHWSQLVCTSYAYSTDY from the exons aTGTCATTAAATGATGACATTCCACCtcggattaatcttaaaattaatgatgtacacaCTATAAAGGCAGAAGAAGAGAAGGAATTTTATCCAtgtcat caagtagatttactacagATGAAAGAGGAACTACTTTATATCGAAAAAGatcatttagcaattgaagacaccaacttgaataagacagaaaatttagaagttaaaaatgaagtg tttgtacaagctGTTAAACATATGTACATGATTGAAACTCCATTAACTAAAGCATGCACTGAATGGTTTTTGTGGGATCCACATATTGATGGACTACAATCGCATTGGAGTCAGCTTGTCTGCACATCATACGCATATTCTACTGACTATTAA